The following is a genomic window from Thalassophryne amazonica chromosome 14, fThaAma1.1, whole genome shotgun sequence.
CTTTTTACTAAAGCGACGCTAATGTTAGCAATGAAACTACGTAAAGCCAAAAGTAAAAACGGCAGTTCGAATAACTGCAATTAAATAAAGGTGTAgcctagccccccccccccccccccccccccaaaattaaGGAAAAGTGATACATTCAGTGTTGTGGGTTTGGGCAAAAAATTAGCTTTCACACATAATTAATTATAGTTAACCCTCTCTTCTCTTTAGTTCCTCCACAGAAAAACTATCTCAATTAATTTTGATTGTCCATTAAGTGAGTTATGACTATGTAGCAGGTTCTCTTGTAATTTTGACAATACAGGAGCCGACAAACTTtttgcacacccccccccccccccattgggaAAGCCGCAGTCACACCATGATGGATCAAGGAAACTTACGAGGAGCTGATACTGTCAGTTTGTTCATTTTTGTCCTTTTTGCATCTGTAAAATGAGATCCTTGTCAGCCAGGTCTGTTCAAAAGTTTTGAGTATGTTCAAAACTTTAAGCAGCGATCAGGCGGAGAGCTTTCCTGCTCCCTGCGTGTTTTACctttttgtcctctgcctttatgATACTCATGAGTTTATATCCTGCGGTGACTTGATGGCTTattctgggcttctgattggccaaagctccagcACAGGGTGTGAGTTCTGCACAAGCCAAAAGAGGACCAGATGCAGCTGTTCCAGgtcagactgaagaaaaagacagcgcTGTGTGGTTtttaatcttttttctttttttttggacctCAGTGCACTTAGGAGATTCTCTTGGCGAAGAGGCGCAGCAGAGTTGTTTGATGTCCCCGCTGTGAGGACAGTGAGAAAATATGATGTCATGCTTTCAGACCACACCAAACTCTGCTCAAATTCAGTTTCTCCCTGTGCACATATGTGTCTTTAAACTGAGAAAATCCTGCTGCTAAATGTCGATCTCTGTGTTGcctgtggaaatgtgacatcagctGTCCACCAGGGACCCAAATCTACAGAACGGCAAATTTGCCAATGGACAGAATATTTAAATACTTAACGGACAGAATATTTAAATACTTAACTATTGTTTTTGCTCTATCCGGGGGTATCAAAACTGATCAAAAACTGAGGTTTGTTCTGCTCTGCTCAGTTTGTGGCAGTACAGATGCAAATTAGGGAAATGGGAATTtcatcatgtctttttttttttgttcctgcaATTTAACACTGTGTTAATTGGCATTGTCTTTtctctgcaccccccccccccccccccccccaaaaaaaaaaaaaaactctcagaAGGACCAACCATGGCCAACCCAGTGATGGAATATGTAGCTAAGGTGGTAGAAGAGTCAGTCAAGGTGATTGAAGAACAGGTGGATGGAGAGTTGAGCAAGTTGGACGATGACATGGACAGACTGAGGGAGAAGCGGCTGCAGGCACTTAAAGCGGCACAGAAACAGAAGCAGGTATGTGGTGTGGTGATCGGCAGAGCAGTCAGTTTGGACAACATGCTTTTTGGAGTTGCAGCAATCATCTGTCCAGAAAGAGTGAAGAAGGAGAATATTGTAATGGATTCTGTGTTCATATAGGACAAGCTACAACATAACCTTCTTCATGCAATGCAAGCAATATTATAccgcatgtttgtttttaagcataGCCACAATTCATTGTCTACAGTTGTGTTATAATGTAATTTGCATGGCATACAATCATTCTGATTTGCACACTGTTTAGTTTGAgctatttttaacatttttcttaTGTTTTACTGATAAAGAGGTTTCTGCTAAAGATAAACTGAATGAGTTTCTTAAGCGCTAAAAAAAGATTATGCTTGGATTAATGTATTCTTCAAAGTCTGACTGTTGAGATTTTAGTCAGTTATAGAGCAGGTGTACTGCAAAAAGACATGATGCTAACGGGAACATAATTATTTCATATGTAGCTCAGACACAAACCCTGAACTGACAGTTTCTGAATGTATGTAAATTTATCCCCCACCCACTCCCTGTTtgtttatattttttaaaatgtagataaaCTTGAGCAAAGATTACATAACTTCATTGTATGGTTGTGACGGTTTCCACGACTGCACTTTATTTTGCTTTGGAGTAtcttttgcattgtgagggagcgtcagcgtcaacattttggtcatgtggcacacttctgtacatgatccagcaccatatactggacaaagcttgtgtgatgtcacccataggttttctatggaGACCCGGAGCAGCTGATAGAAAGCCTGTATCTGGGCCATAGGCTGGATGTCACCATGttgacagcagctgcatgatgaagTCATGGCTCTGTGTGAgacgaaagaagcctgaacacacccctctGTTCAAGACCGAAccacctaagctaacaggctaaccttggttcaggttTTTGTTAAATCACATTTTGGGGGACTGCGTGGTGATTCTCctgatttgctttggtgtgggcattaatttTTGAGTCGCTGACTTTCTCAATAATCATACATTAACAGGGCTGAATAGATCAGGCTaatgacagctgctaaaagtgctaacattgttagcatacaacattaaataagtcgAGAGTTTCATTCAACGCGAATATTGCAGCAGGAATGTCTTAGATAGTTCATCACATAAGCTGTACAATTCAGGCATTTTTGTTATAAAATAGTGGTACTCCAAATGACAGACACAGCAGCAACAGCTAGCAACCACATCGAGTGGCCTCTGAGCTAAAGACCCTGCGAGAGGTAGAGACTTTCTGCCAAACTGCTCTCTCTCAAAGCGACTACGCCCCCATTTTTTTGGGCCAGGCTGCTATGGGAATGTGctttgttttggagccagcctcaagtggccagtcaaggaactgcaagttttTCTACCTCCAGCAGGGTTTCATCTGAGGCCATCGAAGCTTACTGCTTATCCAGTTTATCTTTGTTgatgaccccagtggctggagatcgCCAAGGGattgtccacatttcacctggctgcagcacatagATGTTTGCTTTAGAGAAGTGGGAATGGaccaattgtctgcctgggtggttgccatccaggattcgTGGTGATGTGCGTGTAGCAaagtgtggcaccagtgcatgctgccaGACTTGACTCTGAGCTCATTCCAGTTCTTTCTTGTTCAGGACTGGTTGTCTAAAGGCCACGGAGAGTACAGAGAAATTCCCAGCGAGAAAGACTTCTTCGGCGAAGTCAAAGAGAGCAAGAACGTAGTGTGTCATTTCTACAGAAACTCCACTTTCAGGTAAAGCAACCGGCAATGAAAATACACATTTACATATTTGTTTGGTTCATTTGAGCTGATATTAATACAGTAAACAGTGTCTGTAAAGAATAAATAAactcaccccccaccccaccccctcacAATGTCACCAGTGACACTTGTCATGTGTGTTGTTTTCCTACATGTAGGTGTAAAATTCTGGACAAACACTTGGCTATCTTGGCCAAAAAGCACATCGAGACCAAATTTATCACACTGGATGTGGAGAAGGCCCCGTTCCTGTCAGAGCGGCTGAGGATTAAAGTCATTCCAACCCTGGCTCTGCTCATCGACGGTAAAACTAAGGACTACGTAGTTGGTTTCACTGACCTAGGAAACACGGACGAGTTTTCCACAGAGATGCTCGAATGGAGGCTCGGCTGCGCCGGTGTCATTAACTACAGGTGAGAGACCGACTTTCAGCATTTGACGCATTTTAACTGTTAAATATTGAGCTGCTAACACTTTCTCCCCCTCCCTTAGTGGGAACCTGATGGAGccccccacacagacacacacatctgCCAAAAAGTTCACAAAAGTGGAGAAGAAAACCATCAGAGGACGAGGTTATGACTCAGACTCAGATTCTGAGGTCGACTGAAAAGTACCACCATCACCgtggtttgtttgttgtttttttttttgttttgttttttttccctctcctcgGGGCTGCCTCATTACAGCAGGACGGCCCACTGTGCATTTGTATCTTTATGGGACTTGCCCCCACTGCTTTTAATAGGtttccctttttcttttttaatttattgtcaTCTCAAATGTAATGATTAGTCTTTAATGCCTTTTGGCAGTGTTATCTAAAATCACCTGCAAAATCTCCATCTACAGTAACATACAGGCTGCAGGCGATGCTTCCAACAGTAAAGGATTAAATTCGTACCTGTTTAGATTCAGATATTGTGTTTTAATCAACTCAGACCAGTTTGTAATGAAAGGACTGCCATCATCTCGCCTTTTGTGGAAGAGACCGTTGCAGTGGCAAAGTTTGGAACTATGAATAACAATAACTCAGTGGTAAGACTGGGACAAGGGAATCGGAAGGAGTTGCACCGTCTCTCCACCATCTTATTTGTCGTGGGAATGAAACTGCTTAAGAATCATCCGCTAACCTCCAGTAAGAGCCTTTATGGATGACCGAACCATAACAGCATCTCGCATACAGGCAAGGTTGGAAAGTGGCCAGCAACTTCCAGATCCAAGGGGAGGTTATACCATCAATTGGAGAACACAATAAAATGTCAGGAGGTGGTTTGATGCTCCTGACACACAGACACCATACATTTGGGATGGAGAAGCAGGTTGACTGCTGGCTGGCTGGCTAAGAAAGATTGAGGGATCAGGCCTGCAGGAAAGCTTAAAGACCAACAAACTGACTTCGATTCAGTGAGTCAGAGATTTTAGGCTGTCTGAGACTGAAGATAACCAGTCAAGGTATAGATCCCCCACTAACACAAACTTACCAGAGTTTGTGTTAGATAGTTAAAGAACTTGGAGCCTCACAACGGACTGAGGGGGGCCTATAACAGCCCGTGGCTGTAAGGGACTGTCTGTTGAAATTCAAGTTTCATTGCCAAAAATTTAAACTGTTTGCTAACACATCAGTATATATAACACCTTAAGTATACTGACTTAGTCTGAGCATGCAGGAGTAAAGGGTGGCAGGCCTGGTTGATCCCACTGGAGGACGTGTGTAGCAGAGTTTAGGGATTTGTGTGTAAGACTCTTAACAGCTCCGGGAAGGGAGAGGAGGTCTGGCTGACGGGTTGTGGGAGGCAGCGGAAGGCGCCTCTTGGTGACTCTAAATCAAGTGGGAGGAATTGAGCTGGAAGCCAGAAGATGGGCAGCAACTAGACATCGCTGCCGACCCGCCAGGTGGAGGACATTGTGGTTCAGGATGGAAGTATCTGGTAAAGGTTGGATGCATCCTGATGGCGTCATCTCCTGATTCTATTCTGGATTGGAATCCCAATTTAGTTGAAGGCCTGCTAAGATTCACACTCATCAGTTAGATCCCAATTCACTCTGCAACTCTTATTTTTTACATTTGCCACTGTAATGAATTGTACAGAGTGCCAAAAATCTGATTTACAGATCTTTCATTTAGCAAGATAACTGATCCTGATTTAATAAAGACTTTAAAGGAATTTTGTCCTCTTAATGATTGTTTCAGGTCTGTGCATCATTTTGTGAAAAAAAAGAGGCAATTAGTAACAAAACTGCCAAATTTGCTAATTAAGGTTACAAAGGGCAGAaatatacaacctctggcaataattatggaattaccggcctcggaggatgttcattcagttgtttaattttgtagaaaaaaagcagatcagacatgacacaaaactaaagtcatttcaaatggtaactttctggctttaagaaacactataagaaatcaggaaaaaaaattgtggcagtcagtaacggttacttttttagaccaagcagagggaaaaaatatggaatcattggattctgaggaaaaaattatggaatcatgaaaaacaaaacgctccaacacatcactagtattttgttgcaccacctctggtttttataacaagcttgcagtctctgaggcatggacttgagtgacaaacagtactcttcatcaatgtggctccaactttctctgattgctgttgccagatcagctttgcaggttggagccttgtcatggaccattttcttcaacttccaccaaagattttcaattggatgtaatgacagccatctccccagtgcctttacctgacatgtagccccatatcgtcaatgactgtggaaatttacatgttctcttcaggcagtcatctttataaatctcattggaacggcaccaaacaaaagttccagcatcatcaccttgcccaatgcagattcgaaattcatcactgaatatgactttcatccagtcatccacagtccacgattgcttttccttggcccattgtaaccttgtttttttctgtttgggtgttaatgatggctttcgtttagcttttctgtatgtaaatctcatttcctttaggcggtttcttacagttcgttcAGGCATTGactgcagtttcctcccattcgttcatttgttttgttgtgcatttttgatttttgagacatattgctttgttttctgtcttgacgctttgtctttgttggtctaccagtatgtttgcctttaccaaccttcccatgttgtatttggtccagagtttagacacagctgtgaacaaccaacatctcttacaacactgtgtgatgatttaccctcttttgataatcctctcctttgtttcaattgacatctctcatgttggagccatgattcatgtcagtccacttggtgcaacagctctccaagatgtgatcactcctttttagatgcagactaatgagcagatctgatttgatgcaggtgttaatttgggggatgaaaatttacagggtgattccataattttttcctcagaattgagtgattccatatttttttcctctgcttggtctaaaaaaagtaaccgttactgactgccacaattatttttcctgatttcttatagtgtttcttaaagccagaaagttgccatttgaaatgaccttagtttggtgtcatgtctgtgatctgcttttttctacaaaattaaacaactgaaggaacatcctctgaggccggtgattccataatttttgccaggggttgtacaatcatATACTGACTTTTTTGTCATAAGCAGGCACGTATGCAAACACTTCTACTACAAATTAAGACATTTTTTGCTTTATCTGGGTAGAACTTTGAGGGATCTAGAGTGTGGGGTAGAAATTCAACTTAATTTGGCTGATTTAATTAAGATGGTAGCAAGAAAGTTCTTTGTTATAAGCTAACCTGCACTTTTGTAAATTCCCAGGTTATTCCTATGAATTCCCTTTAATGCACATGGAAAAATTCATGTTTTGCAACCCCCTCAATGGCTGTAGCTGTGTACAATCACATCCTGcaactacacaaaaaaaaaaaaaccctgtagacCAGCGTTGTAATTCATTTAagtcttatttttaaataaataaatctgaggtACTGGTTGAACTGTTGTGGAACAAATGACTGCAACTTCCGAATGACAGCTCATTGAACTTTGAAGAGCAACACAATTGTCCGATAGGCTGGAAAATGAATTTCCTCTTccaaaaatcatttttttaatcaaCTTTATTCAAATCAAAGTTTCATGGGAAGGAGAACCCTGGTCGGGACTAGTGACGTACAACATCAAATCTAAacattgcacacacacaaaaaaaaaaaaacgcactggTTCTCAGCACACTCAGAACTGGAACAGAAAATTCCACTGTGCAGAAATGAAGCGCTGATGCGACCGCAGAACTACGACTCGATGGCTTTGGGTTCAATGGGCTGGATGAGGCGACGTATTATCAGCTCTCCTTTACTGTTGATGTAGCTGTCGGCCATGTCCTGTTCAGTGGGGAGGCCATATGGCGTCTTTAGTGGCTggatacttaaaaaaaacaaatgaaaaaaggtAAACTTCTtgtgtacgtcagacatgctttggAGAATTAAAGTTGAGATTACTGATCTTACTGCACAAGGTGCTTGATAAATTTTAGCTGGCTGTTGACTGAGGGTATGTTCTTATGGATTACAGGCGTCCGTGCCTACAGACAGACGAGAGCAACTCAGTTCTGAAAATCAAGAGACTTATTGCTGGATATTAACAGCACAAAGGACCTCACTTTTTCCAGACCGAAGTGTTTCACCATTTCTTTTTCCCAGTATGGTCGTCCTATCACACATTTAACACGCATCACTATGTGCAGTTTGTGTACTTGGTTTGGATCTCCACCGAACCGCTCATGTTCTTTTGCTCTTTCAGTAAAAATCTgtagagacaaaaacaaaaccttaaaacACTAAAAGCACAGTAAATTAGTCGAGCTAACTTTAAAAATTTGCAATAAAGGGGGTGGGGTTTGCGTCACAAACTGCACACACCTCTTTTGGGATTCTGGCTTTAACGAATTTGCTGCGAATGGAGTAGAACCAAGGAGACGGTCCTAGCGTGGTGCCCGTTAGGACCTGCAAGCAAGTAGTGATGACAGAAATTAAAAATGGTAAAGATCTGCATATTTATCCAGAAGGgtgtactatcaatcaatcaatttttttatatagcgccaaatcacaacaaacagttgccccaaggcgctttatattgtaaggcaaggccatacaataattatgtaaaaccccaacagtcaaaacgaccccctgtgagcaagcacttggctacagtgggaaggaaaaactcccttttaacaggaagaaacctccagcagaaccaggctcagggaggggcagtcttctgctgggactggttggggctgagggagagaaccaggaaaaagacatgctgtggaggtgagcagagatcgatcactaatgattaaatgcagagtggtgcatacagagcaaaaagagaaagaaacagtgcatcatgggaaccccccagcagtctacgtctatagcagcataactaagggatggttcagggtcacctgatccagccctaactataagctttagcaaaaaggaaagttttaagcctaatcttaaaagtagagagggtgtctgtctccctgatctgaattgggagctggttccacaggagaggagcctgaaagctgaaggctctgcctcccattctactcttacaaaccctaggaactacaagtaagcctgcagtctgagagcgaagcgctctattggggtgatatggtactacgaggtccctaagataagatgggacctgattattcaaaaccttataagtaagaagaagaattttaaattctattctagaattaacaggaagccaatgaagagaggccaatatgggtgagatatgctctctccttctagtccctgtcagtactctagctgcagcattttgaattaactgaaggctttttagggaacttttaggacaacctgataataatgaattccaatagtctagcctagaggaaataaatgcatgaattagtttttcagcatcactctgagacaagacctttctgattttagagatattgcataaatgcaaaaaagcagtcctacataagaTCAGCATAAGATCAACAAACTCAGGCTTTCTTTGTGTGGGCTGACTCGACAAAACCTAAAAAGGTGCTACCACAGCTAACTGGTCCCACATTTTATGTATTATAAGAGAGCATATAACACACCATTTGAAGTTTCTTGAATTTTAGCCAGGAGCAACAAGTTTTTATGCAGAGATAGCTGTGGCTGTGAGCTGCATGCTTTCAGTGTCAGACTGATGCTCTACACCCAGTGTCTTAGCTGTCAAGCAAATTATTACATGGTTTAGGGTTATGATTAGGGTTTACTGGTACTTTTTCTAACACGCTTACAAAGTTTGGAAATTTTAGCCACACTTCTCCTTCCAAACCAAGGCTCTACACGCTTCCAGAAACTCTGCACAGGAGCACAATTAGGATTTGGTCCAGGTCCCATTTAGGAATAGATCGGATTCACAAAATGTGCAGAATGCAAAAAAATGttggcaaatatatatatatatataaaaaatatttttacaaAGTGTTCTGTAAGGCATAAAACACATACCCTTTTTTTTAACATCCATGAGGGTtggcaacttatgttgtgatatataaataaactgaataataatgatttacaatgaataaacaaagtacaaataaaacatgcacaccagCAGATGAAATTAAACAGCAGAAAATAAGTTTTCATATTGCCTTCAAAGATTTAACTGAAGTGGACATTCTAATGTCAACAAGCAAACTGCTGCACAAGGTGTGAGCAGAGTAGACAAAAGGCCCTGAAGCCTGCTGACCTCTTTAACACTGAGGGCACAGTGTTATCTTGCCACCGATTCATATTTCACAATTCTGTAACACCTGGACCCTTAAATATCAGAAAAGCCTGAAATATGCTCTTAGAAGGAGCCGTTAAGAGTTCTTAAACTTTACAAATGATGGGGCAGATGTTGAAATTATACTCTACGGTAACACAAGTAGAAATCATTTTCTTCCTCAAACTGATGCTTAGGTCTGAAGTTCATCGGATCCTCCCGATCGCCTCAGACAGcataaaaaaaaagtgctttaaCGCGCTGTTTACAAAGGTGTacctcaggggtggccaagttcggtcctcgagagccacattcctgacactcttagttgtctccctgctccaacacacctgaatccaatgaaaggctcattaaaagtctgctaacgagtctttcattggattcaggttcattcaagagtgtcaggaatgtggctctcgaggaccgaatgaAGTGGTTAGTCACTGCACGATGACCATGTGAGacacaccaaaaataaataaaaccacaaaagACGTCTTTAATGTCAGCAAAATGAAAACAATACTTGATACATTAGAACTAGTCTGACTCTTACCTTGACTGGTGCAGCGCAGAGACTTTTACACAGAAAAGACatcatttacttttgttttttgctaaaGACGCCGCAAGGTTACAGCAGCGAGCGTATTAACTCATAAAACGCTGGTTTCCAGAAACCTTAAGCGTGAAATTACACACTTAAAACCCATTCACTAAATGTACAAAGATAACACCAAAAAGTATTTTTAACGCTACTgtcaggactttttttttttaaccggatGTGACGACAGTTAAATTGTTCCGCCAGACACAGGTGATTTGATCAAAGGTTCCGCCTGTGAATTAGTTTAACAAAGACATTCAGAAACGTGTTCCTACGACATATTAATatgtttcattattttttttgtgtgtgtgtgtgttagacagATATATTTGACATATGTCTATTGCACTCGGTCTATCTGATACAGTCATTTTTTTATCAACCTGTCTTTTAAAAGTGCTTGCACTTTTTAGTGTTAGCTATTTTTCTTATTATGTTGttatattaaatttttttttttggtgtatatATAAGAACAAATAACTCAAGCTCAGAAAAGTGAGATGGAGCCACTTGTCAACAAAATCGTTGGCGCCACTTGTGCTCGTGCGCAGACTGGCGCGTGACATCCTGCGATAggcgtttgtttgtttatatatttaAATGAAGACAAAGTGACAGCATCTTTTAAAAGTTTGTTGTTTCTGTTAATAAAATGATGAACAGGTCTTAAAAATActttcgtgttttttttttcaccaggggtgtgtatttgtttatttatttatttatgacatCATGGCTAAATATATATAGTCCTCCGCACACCTTCCACACGGAGACCACAAGGGGACGCTCTACCCTTAAGGGtaatataataatacatttatcaatcaatcaattcaatcaattttatttatatagcgccaaatcacaacaaacagttgccccaaggcgctttatattgtaaggcaaggccatacaataattacggaaaaaccccaacggtcaaaacgaccctctgtgagcaagcacttggcgacagtgggaaggaaaaactcccttttaactttTAATTTATGACGTCATTTAGGAAACACTTTAAAGTGGAGTGTGTCAGAGATGATGTTTGGTACGTTTGCAACAATTAAATTCTATTTTTGTTCATCTATTTTGAACATAACAGGCTCCGAAATGACTCAAATTTACTGAAAAATGCTCAATCATAAAGCATTTGAAAAACATAATttgagttgttgtttttttttataaagatgTTGCTGTAACTTTTttgggtgacctttgacctcataaaAAAAGTGGGTCAAATATAGGAGCACAATGTTGCCCTTCAAAATATTCCTAAATTATTTTCTGGTTCTTCAGTTAGAGCAGTGAGAAAAGTGTTCAAGGGATATTTAATGTTGATTGCAGCAATACAGCCACTGGGACCCATTTACAGCAGAGAGATAAGGAAGAGCAGCACATTGAGAAGATTGTTAAATTACAAATATTCTACCATTATATAAACAGAGCCAGCTGTAGGCAACATAGGCTGtatgcgatatatatatatatatatatatatatatatatatatatatatatatatatatatatatatatatatatatatatatatatatatatatatatatatatatatatatatatatatatatatatatatatgaaaacctGCATGCGCTCAAACAGCTCAGATGTATTGTCTTTAATCTGACTATATGCACTGTGCTCATGTGAGCTGTCAGAGAAATCAACTGTAATCCATCTGAAAACCACATGAACCACAGACAGTCATAAAGATAAAGCCTCACTGCTTCTCAAATCCACTGAtatgagaaaaggaaggttacAAAGGCAATTCAGTGTTAGATATTTATAGCAATACAGCAGACAGGAAATCAGATTAAAATGAGGGAATAATCTTGCATGTCCTTGTGCTTTATTTTTATATATGGATTATAGACATGAATGGGGTTGGGGTGGggagtggagattaaataaaactGGCTGTGGTGCAGTCGTGTCACTGCCATCTCTTACACTGTGCATCTGGATTGTTGCGTGTAATCCAGATGACAGCGGCTGGATTTATATTCTGATGGAAGTGAGAAGGATTTGTGTAGTTCATCATTCAGACACAAGAATACAGATGCAGAGCTCTCCACCAGTCACTGGCTGCAGCCCAGTGGCCTACATTACTCCTCCTAACATCCTGTGTGCATGGTTTTCGTTATTGGCTGCAACATGAGCAGTTTGACTGATCATAAAATATGTGAACAGTGTcagcaggcacgagagggtgcatgATGTTTCATGCATGAACATGGTGACATGCTGATGGCAAAATCCTCTATTTCTAAAACCTTCTTCATATTTCTGGTTACATAAAGCAGCATCCCGTCCAACCATATTAGTGTATGTTCttcattggttaaaaaaaaaaaaaaaactggaagggAACTCATCTTCCCAGGCTCAAAGCACTCCATCTTGCAATGCAAGTTTTTGTGTTCCTCTTTTATGCACATCATCTCACCAAATCTCATTGATTTCTTTCCCAATTTAGACTCACCACTTTCCAGCAACTTTTGAGAAAATCATCTCAGTGGTGCAAGGCATATGTTGCAAACAGTGCTTTACAATCTCAGGATGTAGGTTTGCTTCTTGTCCccagggtgaaaaagaagtcagcaggctacaCAGCTTTTTCAGTATTGTCTGGAGCAGCATGCCTGTAGCTGTTAGGGGGTCCAC
Proteins encoded in this region:
- the txndc9 gene encoding thioredoxin domain-containing protein 9 → MANPVMEYVAKVVEESVKVIEEQVDGELSKLDDDMDRLREKRLQALKAAQKQKQDWLSKGHGEYREIPSEKDFFGEVKESKNVVCHFYRNSTFRCKILDKHLAILAKKHIETKFITLDVEKAPFLSERLRIKVIPTLALLIDGKTKDYVVGFTDLGNTDEFSTEMLEWRLGCAGVINYSGNLMEPPTQTHTSAKKFTKVEKKTIRGRGYDSDSDSEVD
- the mrpl30 gene encoding 39S ribosomal protein L30, mitochondrial — protein: MMSFLCKSLCAAPVKVLTGTTLGPSPWFYSIRSKFVKARIPKEIFTERAKEHERFGGDPNQVHKLHIVMRVKCVIGRPYWEKEMVKHFGLEKARTPVIHKNIPSVNSQLKFIKHLVHIQPLKTPYGLPTEQDMADSYINSKGELIIRRLIQPIEPKAIES